The Sinomicrobium kalidii genome contains a region encoding:
- a CDS encoding universal stress protein yields the protein MKNILIPTDFSENSWNAIAYALLLFKEFKCSFYLLHVTQPHVYATADVPLVTFPRDIDQILQTEARKELEKTLARIEGEHRNPNHRFELLSAYDFFIDTMRQEVEDKDIDLIVMGTKGASGLKEMTVGSNTGDVITKVKCPVLAVPENVAFRPPEEIAFPTDYTLQYSVRVLDTLTFLAEMFQSTIRVLHVIRNEEERLSDAQKRNKELLGDYLRDKKHSFHQLTHKNLSEAVQCFTESRDIDWIAMMAKKLNFSQQILFRPTVAKMSYHTRIPFLVLHE from the coding sequence ATGAAAAATATCCTGATCCCTACGGATTTTTCGGAAAACTCATGGAATGCCATTGCGTATGCGTTACTCTTGTTTAAAGAGTTTAAGTGCAGTTTTTATCTGCTTCATGTCACGCAGCCCCATGTTTATGCAACAGCAGATGTGCCTTTGGTCACTTTCCCCCGGGATATCGACCAGATACTTCAGACAGAAGCCCGGAAGGAACTGGAAAAAACACTGGCCAGGATCGAAGGGGAACACAGGAATCCCAATCACCGTTTTGAACTTTTGTCAGCGTACGATTTTTTTATCGATACCATGCGACAGGAGGTAGAAGATAAGGATATAGACCTGATAGTCATGGGAACCAAAGGAGCTTCCGGGCTAAAAGAGATGACAGTGGGGAGTAATACGGGCGATGTCATTACCAAAGTAAAGTGCCCGGTGCTGGCCGTTCCCGAAAATGTTGCTTTCCGTCCTCCCGAAGAGATCGCTTTTCCTACCGATTATACTTTGCAGTATTCCGTCAGGGTTTTGGATACCCTGACCTTTCTGGCCGAAATGTTCCAATCGACGATCCGGGTGCTTCACGTGATCAGAAATGAGGAAGAGAGGTTGAGTGACGCACAAAAAAGAAACAAGGAATTACTCGGGGACTATCTACGCGATAAAAAACACAGCTTTCACCAGTTGACCCATAAAAACCTGAGCGAAGCGGTACAATGCTTTACAGAAAGCAGGGACATTGACTGGATAGCCATGATGGCAAAAAAACTCAATTTTTCCCAGCAAATACTTTTCAGGCCCACGGTAGCAAAAATGAGTTATCACACCAGGATACCGTTTTTGGTATTGCATGAATAA
- a CDS encoding acetyl-CoA hydrolase/transferase family protein — MLHYTTAEEAVGLVSSGNRVFFQGAAMTPKRLITALCARHGELEDIEIVQMHTEGKALYTTEPYCNTFRINSFFVGGNVRHAVNSPYGDYIPVFLSEIHLFFRRNLLPVDVAFIQVSPPDRHGYCSLGTSVDITLAAVGVARKVVAQVNPNVPKTHGDGIIHVRNIDAAIYVDEPIYSTELSESTAVEKRIGYHVAGLIEDGATLQMGIGGIPNGVLGQLGDHRRLGVHTEMFSDGILPLVEKGVITGEEKKIKRGKLVTCFAVGSPELYRFLDDNPIVHFKEASYTNDTAIIRQNPRVTAINSAIEIDLTGQVCADSIGTRQYSGVGGQMDFIRGASLSEGGKAIIALPSVTVKGISKIVPYLKQGAGVTTTRAHVHYVATENGVVDLFGKNLKERAKALISIAHPDHIEALEQAAYERFGSNTVAMPGKI; from the coding sequence ATGTTACACTACACGACTGCCGAAGAAGCTGTTGGCCTCGTATCTTCCGGGAACCGCGTGTTTTTCCAGGGAGCTGCCATGACGCCGAAACGTTTGATAACGGCCCTGTGTGCACGTCACGGGGAGCTGGAGGATATAGAGATCGTCCAGATGCATACGGAGGGGAAAGCCCTGTATACCACCGAACCTTATTGCAATACCTTCAGGATAAACAGTTTTTTTGTCGGCGGCAACGTTCGCCACGCCGTAAATTCACCTTATGGCGATTACATACCCGTATTCCTGAGTGAAATACACCTTTTTTTCCGGAGAAACCTCCTGCCGGTAGATGTGGCCTTCATACAGGTATCCCCACCGGACAGGCACGGTTATTGTTCCCTGGGGACTTCGGTCGACATTACCCTGGCGGCCGTAGGTGTCGCCCGGAAAGTAGTGGCCCAGGTCAATCCCAATGTGCCCAAGACCCACGGAGACGGAATTATCCATGTCAGGAACATCGATGCAGCCATATATGTGGATGAGCCCATATACAGTACGGAACTTTCCGAATCCACTGCTGTGGAAAAACGTATCGGCTATCACGTCGCCGGACTGATAGAGGACGGAGCCACGCTTCAGATGGGAATAGGGGGGATCCCAAACGGAGTGCTGGGTCAGCTGGGAGATCACAGGCGACTGGGGGTACATACCGAAATGTTCTCCGACGGGATTTTGCCCCTGGTGGAAAAAGGAGTCATAACCGGGGAAGAAAAGAAGATAAAACGGGGAAAGCTGGTCACCTGTTTTGCCGTGGGTTCCCCGGAACTGTACCGTTTCCTGGACGATAATCCCATAGTACACTTCAAGGAAGCATCGTATACCAATGACACGGCGATTATCCGCCAGAATCCCAGGGTAACTGCCATAAACAGCGCTATTGAAATAGACCTTACCGGTCAGGTATGTGCAGACAGTATCGGGACAAGGCAATATTCCGGCGTGGGAGGTCAAATGGATTTTATACGGGGCGCTTCACTTTCGGAAGGAGGAAAGGCTATTATTGCCCTGCCGTCGGTCACGGTCAAGGGCATTTCCAAGATTGTTCCGTACCTGAAACAGGGCGCCGGGGTGACTACAACAAGGGCCCATGTGCACTACGTAGCTACCGAAAACGGCGTGGTGGACCTCTTCGGGAAAAATCTGAAGGAAAGGGCCAAAGCCCTTATTTCCATAGCCCATCCCGACCATATAGAAGCCCTGGAGCAGGCGGCTTATGAAAGGTTCGGGAGCAATACGGTAGCGATGCCGGGTAAAATATAG
- a CDS encoding L,D-transpeptidase, with protein MTAIWLFCALVLSQGYPLYFPRETTAMANNSVEKDSTEKRICISRDVPVGDYFDFMDSLVSRHTPEIDYPLTEHLLVRTNPWIIDTLANTDYYRQIARDSFVYDQKKMIVLRAGDSLMIPDSTAVTRLLNSFENTRIDINIPEYKLRIYRDSVLLYAFPIRVGQNTKRYLTMGNRITNLQTASGKGTIVRHARNPVFYNPVNGKRFYLTRRDDGKTTVMPRIPWIETEINGVRNGQMIHPTTNPETLEKAYSNGCIGTREADMWYIYYHAPIGTRIAIRYDLNIVGENGERITLKDIYRKGQNPETGKEKTRQTQK; from the coding sequence ATGACTGCGATATGGTTATTTTGTGCATTGGTCCTTTCCCAGGGATATCCCTTGTATTTTCCCCGGGAAACTACAGCTATGGCCAATAATTCGGTTGAAAAGGATTCAACAGAAAAACGGATATGCATTTCCCGCGATGTTCCCGTCGGGGATTATTTTGATTTTATGGACTCCCTGGTGTCCCGGCATACTCCGGAAATCGATTATCCGCTTACCGAACACTTGCTGGTACGTACAAATCCATGGATCATAGACACCCTGGCCAATACGGACTATTACCGTCAAATAGCCAGGGACTCTTTTGTGTATGACCAAAAGAAAATGATCGTACTACGGGCCGGTGATTCCCTCATGATCCCGGATTCCACGGCTGTAACCCGGCTGTTAAACAGCTTTGAGAATACACGTATCGACATCAATATTCCCGAATACAAGCTCCGGATTTACCGGGACTCCGTATTGCTGTACGCATTTCCCATACGGGTGGGGCAAAACACCAAAAGATATCTCACCATGGGAAATCGCATTACCAACCTGCAGACTGCAAGCGGTAAAGGGACCATAGTAAGGCATGCAAGAAATCCCGTATTTTATAACCCGGTTAACGGAAAGCGGTTCTACCTGACCAGAAGGGATGATGGCAAAACTACGGTAATGCCCCGAATACCATGGATAGAGACCGAAATAAACGGGGTGCGTAACGGGCAGATGATCCACCCTACGACCAATCCGGAAACCCTGGAAAAAGCCTATTCCAATGGCTGTATAGGTACCAGGGAGGCCGACATGTGGTATATCTATTACCACGCCCCTATCGGAACCCGTATTGCCATTCGGTACGATTTAAATATTGTGGGTGAAAACGGGGAAAGGATAACCCTAAAAGATATTTACAGGAAAGGGCAAAATCCGGAAACCGGGAAAGAAAAAACAAGACAAACCCAAAAATGA
- a CDS encoding 2-hydroxyacid dehydrogenase, which produces MKILFYSVRAFERPYLQNAGNHHDVQVVFTKESLDPDTAILAMNFDAVSLFTGDNASQTVLEILKEMGVKYIALRSAGYDHVNLKAAGRLGLEVANVPDYSPYAIAEHAVALLLALNRRLTESHKRVSGFNFDINGLTGFDLHGKTVGIIGTGRIGSVMTKIMHGFGCKLLGYDIHENDELQQKYGLRYTTLRQLCAGADMISVHAPLNKDTYHLLDRELFGIMRKGVTIINTARGAIIKTEDLLEALENSTIGALGMDVYEREKEVFFKDCSKTGIEDMALKKLIGMPNVLVTSHHAFLTAEALTNIADTVFQNVLDWQHGKSPASKIP; this is translated from the coding sequence ATGAAAATTCTGTTCTACAGTGTCAGGGCTTTTGAAAGGCCCTATCTGCAAAATGCCGGTAATCATCACGATGTTCAGGTGGTTTTTACGAAAGAATCCCTGGACCCGGACACTGCGATACTGGCAATGAATTTCGATGCGGTCTCCCTTTTCACCGGGGACAATGCTTCCCAGACCGTCCTGGAAATACTGAAGGAGATGGGGGTTAAATATATTGCCCTGAGGTCTGCCGGGTATGATCATGTCAATTTAAAAGCCGCAGGACGTTTGGGGCTGGAAGTGGCCAATGTACCCGATTATTCGCCCTATGCCATTGCAGAACACGCCGTTGCCCTTCTTCTTGCCCTGAACCGCAGGTTAACGGAATCGCATAAAAGGGTATCCGGTTTTAATTTCGACATCAACGGGCTGACCGGTTTTGATCTTCATGGAAAAACAGTCGGGATAATAGGTACGGGGCGTATAGGGAGTGTTATGACAAAGATCATGCACGGTTTCGGGTGTAAACTGCTGGGATATGATATTCATGAAAATGACGAATTACAGCAAAAATACGGTTTGCGGTATACCACTTTAAGACAATTGTGTGCCGGTGCCGATATGATCTCCGTTCATGCACCTTTGAATAAAGACACGTATCATCTGCTGGACAGGGAACTGTTCGGAATAATGCGAAAGGGAGTGACGATCATCAACACGGCAAGAGGGGCCATCATAAAGACGGAAGACCTGCTGGAGGCCCTTGAGAACAGCACAATAGGCGCTTTGGGGATGGATGTGTACGAACGGGAAAAAGAGGTCTTTTTTAAAGACTGCTCAAAAACAGGGATTGAAGATATGGCCTTAAAGAAACTGATCGGTATGCCCAATGTTTTAGTTACTTCCCATCACGCTTTTCTTACTGCAGAGGCATTGACCAATATCGCGGATACGGTTTTTCAAAATGTACTTGACTGGCAACACGGAAAAAGTCCGGCAAGTAAAATACCGTGA
- a CDS encoding ABC transporter ATP-binding protein — translation MSGEKDIKPVLTRHGNGREAVIDIRGLKKSFGSNKVLNGFNMKLYKGENLVIMGKSGSGKTVLIKCLVGLMQADSGRVEVMGNDIARLDGKALDLLRADIGFLFQGSALYDSMTVRENLEFPLRRHKDKPGNKTNTEVLVMEALENVGLAHTVDLMPEELSGGMKRRVALARMLIMKPQIILYDEPTSGLDPITSKEIIELMRHIQKKYNTSSLIITHDVDCARVIADHMILLVDGINYTEGTFSELSGSTDPKVKAFFK, via the coding sequence ATGAGCGGGGAAAAAGACATAAAACCGGTATTGACCCGGCACGGAAATGGCCGGGAAGCGGTAATTGATATAAGAGGCCTGAAAAAAAGTTTCGGAAGCAACAAGGTACTCAACGGTTTTAATATGAAACTATACAAGGGTGAGAACCTGGTGATTATGGGAAAATCGGGATCGGGAAAAACGGTTTTGATCAAATGCCTGGTCGGGTTGATGCAGGCAGACAGCGGTCGTGTCGAGGTCATGGGGAACGATATTGCCCGACTGGACGGGAAAGCGCTGGACCTGCTCCGGGCCGATATCGGTTTCCTGTTCCAGGGAAGTGCCCTTTACGATTCCATGACCGTACGTGAAAACCTGGAATTTCCTTTGCGAAGGCATAAAGACAAACCGGGAAACAAAACGAATACAGAAGTCCTGGTCATGGAAGCCCTGGAAAATGTAGGGCTTGCCCATACGGTAGATTTAATGCCCGAAGAACTTTCCGGGGGGATGAAACGGCGTGTGGCCCTGGCCAGAATGCTGATCATGAAACCGCAGATTATTCTGTATGACGAACCTACCAGCGGACTGGACCCCATTACCTCAAAGGAAATTATAGAACTGATGAGGCACATTCAAAAAAAGTACAACACATCATCCCTTATTATTACCCACGATGTGGATTGTGCAAGGGTTATTGCCGATCACATGATACTGCTGGTTGACGGTATTAATTATACGGAGGGGACCTTTAGTGAATTATCCGGGTCCACAGACCCCAAAGTGAAAGCCTTTTTTAAATGA
- a CDS encoding Hsp20/alpha crystallin family protein — translation MSLIKFNNRLPWSGSGLSRFFDMDDFFRDGFLDRTILEQPALNVREKEDEFEIELAAPGLSKKDFRIAVENGYLNISAEKEESKEEKDENYTRKEFNYNSFKRSLLLPENVKEEEVKARYENGILKLNLAKKKEAKASPSRAIEVH, via the coding sequence ATGTCACTTATCAAATTTAACAACAGGTTACCCTGGTCCGGTTCCGGCTTGTCCAGGTTTTTCGACATGGACGATTTTTTCAGGGATGGTTTTTTGGACAGGACTATCCTGGAACAGCCGGCCCTAAACGTCAGGGAAAAGGAAGACGAATTCGAAATTGAACTGGCAGCCCCGGGCCTCTCCAAAAAGGATTTCCGGATTGCCGTAGAAAACGGCTACCTGAACATCAGTGCCGAAAAAGAAGAGTCGAAAGAAGAAAAAGATGAGAATTATACCCGTAAGGAGTTTAATTACAATTCTTTTAAGCGTTCGCTGTTACTTCCGGAAAATGTAAAGGAGGAAGAAGTCAAAGCCAGGTATGAAAACGGAATACTCAAACTCAATCTGGCCAAAAAAAAAGAAGCCAAAGCATCCCCTTCCAGGGCGATAGAGGTTCATTAA
- a CDS encoding TIGR00730 family Rossman fold protein gives MTQKSFLTREEKAFLQGPRDRIKELLFTIKVQYNFIRAFRKMHFIGPCVTVFGSARFEPENLYYKQAEEIGKALAKMGFTVMTGGGPGIMEAANKGAYENGGYSVGCNIILPHEQGANPYLHKWIDIPYFFVRKFLLIKYSYAFIVMPGGIGTLDELFEALTLIQTKMINHFPVVLFGKAYHKELYEHIQLMARNESIDPEDLELLFITDSVEDMVNHLNTQAIQKFGLVRKAYNTKWWFGESGGRRLNHVSAVRQKG, from the coding sequence ATGACACAAAAATCTTTCCTTACCCGCGAAGAAAAAGCATTCCTGCAGGGCCCGAGGGATCGTATAAAGGAGTTGCTCTTCACCATTAAGGTGCAGTATAATTTTATACGCGCCTTCCGGAAAATGCACTTTATAGGTCCCTGTGTCACTGTTTTCGGCTCTGCCCGTTTTGAACCGGAGAATCTCTACTATAAACAAGCGGAAGAAATAGGAAAGGCCCTCGCAAAAATGGGGTTTACCGTAATGACAGGCGGTGGTCCCGGTATTATGGAAGCTGCGAACAAGGGTGCGTATGAGAACGGGGGATATTCTGTGGGATGCAATATTATCCTGCCCCACGAACAGGGAGCAAACCCCTATTTGCACAAATGGATCGATATCCCGTATTTCTTTGTCCGGAAGTTTTTGCTGATAAAATATTCCTACGCCTTTATTGTCATGCCCGGCGGTATAGGAACACTGGACGAACTGTTCGAGGCCCTTACCCTGATCCAGACTAAAATGATAAACCATTTCCCGGTGGTTTTGTTCGGGAAAGCCTATCACAAGGAACTTTACGAACACATTCAGTTGATGGCCAGGAACGAAAGCATTGATCCGGAAGACCTGGAGTTGCTTTTTATTACGGATTCCGTCGAAGATATGGTTAACCACCTGAACACACAGGCCATCCAGAAGTTCGGCCTGGTCAGGAAGGCCTATAACACCAAGTGGTGGTTTGGGGAATCCGGCGGAAGAAGGCTGAACCACGTCTCGGCCGTCCGGCAAAAAGGATAA
- a CDS encoding PAS domain-containing sensor histidine kinase, protein MMKFFQQEEDIFGILLETISEGILVVDGEKKIVATNSPLESMFGYEKDELLGKNMDILIPGQYHHNHNDHFKNYYAKSSKRKMAAGRNLWGIKKDGTELPVEIGLNPFTVYGKKFVVALVMDVTVSRAAENKIRQLNEELEEKVEIRTQELKDSVNQLQKEVKRRIEAENKIKNALQKEKELNELKTKFLSMVSHEFKTPLSSILVSATLIGKYTEADQQEKREKHLETIKNKVRYLNNILNDFLSVERIDSGKEKYKFAPFNISKVFNEVIYDANMLLKTGQRINFPEDIDNYMLCQDEKIVELILSNLVRNAVKYSPEHTIIDIGVGQEGAMFVFRVKDRGIGIPEEDQKHIFSRYFRARNAINDQGTGIGLNIVKSHLENLGGEIDFVSEEGKGTTFTVKLPNHEKDFTH, encoded by the coding sequence ATGATGAAGTTTTTCCAGCAGGAAGAAGACATTTTCGGAATTCTTCTCGAAACCATTTCAGAAGGTATCCTGGTGGTGGACGGGGAAAAGAAGATCGTAGCCACCAATTCCCCGCTGGAAAGCATGTTCGGTTATGAAAAAGACGAGTTGCTGGGTAAAAATATGGATATACTTATACCCGGCCAGTACCACCACAATCACAACGATCATTTTAAAAATTATTACGCCAAATCCAGCAAGCGTAAAATGGCGGCCGGGAGGAACCTGTGGGGCATCAAAAAGGATGGTACCGAGCTCCCGGTCGAAATAGGGCTTAATCCCTTTACCGTTTACGGCAAGAAATTCGTGGTGGCCCTGGTCATGGACGTTACCGTAAGCCGTGCCGCCGAAAACAAGATCAGGCAGCTCAATGAAGAACTGGAGGAAAAAGTAGAGATCAGGACACAGGAACTGAAAGACTCCGTCAACCAGTTGCAAAAAGAGGTGAAAAGAAGAATAGAAGCGGAGAACAAGATCAAGAACGCCCTGCAAAAAGAGAAGGAACTCAACGAATTAAAGACCAAGTTCCTCTCCATGGTCTCCCACGAATTCAAAACTCCCCTGAGCAGTATCCTGGTCTCTGCAACGCTTATCGGAAAATACACGGAAGCCGATCAGCAGGAAAAACGGGAAAAACACCTGGAGACCATAAAGAACAAGGTGCGTTATCTCAACAATATCCTGAACGATTTCCTTTCGGTGGAACGCATAGATTCCGGGAAGGAAAAGTATAAATTCGCTCCCTTCAATATCAGTAAGGTCTTTAACGAGGTTATTTATGATGCCAACATGCTGCTGAAGACGGGGCAACGGATCAATTTTCCGGAAGACATAGACAACTACATGTTGTGCCAGGATGAAAAGATCGTGGAACTGATCCTCTCCAATCTTGTGAGGAATGCCGTGAAATATTCCCCGGAACATACGATAATAGATATCGGGGTAGGGCAGGAAGGAGCGATGTTCGTATTCCGGGTCAAAGATAGGGGGATAGGTATCCCGGAAGAAGACCAGAAGCATATTTTCAGCAGGTATTTCCGGGCCAGGAATGCTATTAACGACCAGGGCACGGGTATCGGGCTCAATATCGTGAAGAGCCACTTGGAAAACCTGGGCGGAGAGATCGATTTTGTCAGTGAAGAAGGAAAAGGAACCACTTTTACGGTAAAACTACCCAATCATGAAAAAGATTTTACTCATTGA
- a CDS encoding MlaE family ABC transporter permease has protein sequence MPNTRTIVKKVNGFFLLIGELSHFAKKFFVEMWKPPYEFKELLHQCYNVGNRSLPLVGITGFIIGLVLTLQTRPTLQEFGAVSWMPAMVGISIVREIGPVIIALTCAGRIASGIGAELGSMRVTEQIDAMEVSGTNPFKFLVVTRIMATTLMLPVLVIFGDVLALYGSFLIENMKGNVSFLLYFNQVFDALDFSDLLPAIIKTFFFGFAIGLVGCFKGYYCARGTVGVGAAANTAVVLASMLIFVLDFIAVLISDIFYEL, from the coding sequence ATGCCGAATACAAGAACTATAGTAAAAAAGGTAAATGGTTTTTTCCTGCTCATCGGAGAACTGTCCCATTTTGCAAAGAAGTTTTTTGTCGAAATGTGGAAACCGCCTTATGAGTTTAAGGAACTTCTTCACCAGTGTTATAATGTCGGAAACCGGTCTCTCCCCCTGGTGGGAATTACCGGTTTTATCATTGGTTTGGTCCTGACCTTACAAACACGGCCAACGCTACAGGAATTCGGTGCCGTTTCCTGGATGCCGGCCATGGTGGGGATCTCCATTGTCAGGGAAATAGGCCCGGTGATCATAGCCCTAACCTGTGCGGGGCGCATAGCTTCGGGGATCGGGGCGGAACTGGGTTCCATGCGGGTTACCGAACAGATAGACGCCATGGAAGTTTCCGGGACAAACCCCTTTAAATTTCTGGTTGTCACAAGGATCATGGCAACTACGCTTATGCTCCCGGTTCTGGTGATCTTCGGAGATGTTTTGGCTTTATACGGTTCTTTTTTAATAGAAAATATGAAGGGAAACGTTTCCTTTTTACTGTATTTCAATCAGGTGTTCGACGCTTTGGATTTCAGTGACCTTTTGCCGGCGATCATTAAAACGTTCTTTTTTGGTTTTGCCATAGGACTGGTGGGGTGCTTTAAAGGATACTATTGTGCGAGGGGGACCGTAGGAGTGGGCGCTGCCGCCAATACGGCCGTGGTGCTGGCTTCCATGCTCATCTTTGTATTGGATTTTATCGCGGTTTTGATCTCGGATATTTTTTATGAACTATGA
- a CDS encoding dodecin family protein: protein MSVLKVVEILGNSEESWEDAVQRVVNEVAKTVRNIRSVYIQDMQATIEDNRIAEYRVNAKVCFEVFEE, encoded by the coding sequence ATGTCAGTCTTAAAAGTAGTAGAAATACTGGGAAATTCAGAAGAAAGCTGGGAAGATGCCGTTCAGCGGGTGGTGAATGAAGTGGCTAAAACCGTAAGGAACATCAGGTCGGTGTATATCCAGGATATGCAGGCCACTATCGAAGATAACCGCATTGCCGAGTACCGGGTTAATGCCAAGGTATGTTTTGAGGTTTTTGAAGAGTAA
- a CDS encoding response regulator, protein MKKILLIEDDPVLRESTSELLELSGYGVLTSPNGKKGLFLAREEKPDIIVCDIMMPELDGYGVLEALSADKNTRKIPFIFLSAKTERKEVRKGMDLGADDYLTKPFEETELISAIESRLAKVSLLGEATEEQKSPEPEDGDIRDINELKNFFLDEGECFGFEEGDVIYSEGNHSNYIFLVESGMVKTHRIEEYGKELITSISRDDDFFGYYSFTQNIPYKESATALKQTTLYGLRKDIFTEILKNNHKLTIELVEFLAEDLSGVREQLLQMAYGSVRKKTANTILRFVEKLQRHARNEIRISRSDLAGVAGIAPESFIRTLSELRKAGLIAIEGRNIKVLDIEGLQKIG, encoded by the coding sequence ATGAAAAAGATTTTACTCATTGAAGACGATCCCGTATTGCGGGAAAGTACGTCGGAACTGCTGGAACTATCGGGTTACGGGGTTTTAACCTCACCCAACGGAAAAAAGGGCCTGTTTCTGGCCCGTGAAGAAAAACCGGATATCATCGTTTGCGATATCATGATGCCCGAACTCGACGGGTATGGTGTGCTGGAAGCGCTTTCCGCTGATAAAAACACCAGGAAGATACCGTTTATCTTTCTCTCGGCAAAGACCGAACGAAAGGAAGTGCGGAAAGGGATGGACCTCGGTGCAGACGATTACCTGACCAAGCCCTTTGAGGAAACCGAACTCATAAGTGCCATAGAGAGCAGGCTGGCTAAAGTATCCCTCCTCGGGGAAGCCACTGAAGAACAAAAATCCCCGGAACCGGAAGACGGTGACATCCGAGATATTAACGAACTCAAGAATTTTTTCCTGGACGAAGGGGAATGTTTCGGTTTTGAGGAAGGAGACGTTATCTATTCCGAAGGAAACCATTCCAACTATATTTTCCTGGTGGAAAGCGGTATGGTAAAGACACATCGTATAGAAGAATACGGCAAGGAACTGATAACAAGCATAAGCCGGGACGACGATTTCTTCGGCTATTATTCCTTTACACAGAATATTCCTTACAAAGAATCGGCAACCGCCCTGAAGCAAACAACCCTTTACGGATTGCGGAAAGATATCTTTACGGAAATACTAAAAAACAACCACAAGCTAACCATAGAATTGGTGGAATTCCTTGCCGAGGACCTGTCCGGTGTCAGGGAACAGCTATTACAAATGGCCTACGGGTCGGTACGGAAAAAAACCGCAAATACCATACTGCGTTTTGTGGAAAAGCTACAGCGGCACGCCCGGAATGAAATCAGGATCTCCCGCAGCGACCTGGCCGGTGTAGCAGGTATAGCCCCCGAGAGTTTTATCCGTACCCTTTCAGAACTCAGGAAAGCAGGGCTTATTGCCATTGAAGGGCGAAATATCAAAGTGCTGGACATTGAGGGTTTGCAAAAGATCGGTTAA